The Nymphaea colorata isolate Beijing-Zhang1983 chromosome 5, ASM883128v2, whole genome shotgun sequence DNA segment CAGATTGCTTAACTAGAGTAGCACACAGCACGCCAGGACAAAAAAGTACAACATCCTACGctttcatacacacacacaaaccaGCCGAGAGGATCCACTAGAAAACTCAATTATCCAAGCTTTAGTGGAAGGTGATCTTGTTGATGTTACTAAGCAGATACAAGTTGATAATGAAAAGCCAGCAGAAAAATTCACTTGCCTTGCAAATATTTTACTTGAAGTTGTGTAAATGAGCTCCCACTTGGCATTGAGCAAGTCCGGGTTTCAGAGGATTTTTGATCATATTAGTTGGTTCTGGTTCTTATGCAATCTGCCACAGATAATAAGCATGGCACTGATGAGTATAAAAACATTCTGCAATACTTCTCAGATTCTGCAACCAATAGCAAATAACTTTCTATCACGATCAGATTGGACACCAACAATGAAGCTTGCCACAAGCAGCGCCTTCAATAAATATAATTGTCAAAGGGGTGAAGTGAGGGCTTGACAGCTGTTAACCGGCCTTAAAATGGTTTGTTTAAATTCTTTGCGTACAAAAATTTTCTGATTATTAattaataaatttataataCATTGTTTACCTTACAATATAATTCCTGGCCGTTGTTTTTACCAAGCCTTTATTTGCTTGGAATTCTGGGATTTCTGCTGATAGCTATTATTGAGGAAGGACTCTTGTGACTTCTGTTGATTTTGACATCCGTGTATGAAGCGTGCTGCTCTGTGttgtcattttattaaaatatgaacACATTATTAGTCAAAAGAACATTTTGTGTATCTTTATGTAGTAATTATCGAAGttccttttctttgtctttcaaaTGTACATGATGCACCAGATTATCCACCCGGTGCATATATAAATGACTGGTGTTATTGTAGTGTGGTGTTCAAGGAAGAAGAGAAGTTAGTTGTTTAATTATAtaagaattttcttttatcatatttttatgtgttttgcTTCCTTAAAGCCAGATTATAAGTAAAACAAAAGTTGGATTCAATAGGTTAGTTTTTGACTCTGTCAAAAGCACTATTAAAGTTTGATTTCGTTCTGAAGCTCTCGAAGTTTATAAGCAAGTTGGCTTTGAATTCATTTTACAGGAATATATAAACGGTCTTTTTCTTAGATGATGGCGGTTTGGTGATTAGTTGCCCGATTTCTCTCTGCTCATGTGGACGAAGCTGGGCTCTTCATCCATCGACGGTGACCGGCATCTAGTAAAAGGTAcgaggcctctctctctctccctcttctcttctcctctctGTGTCTTCGTGGGTAGGGACATTTGGCAGCCTTTTATAAAGCGTCGGGTATTCCTCGTCAAAAGCCCGGATGTACCAAATGCTGGAAAGCTATAAATGCCTGCCACCCTGAGAGACGGAGAACCGATGCTTTAAAAAACCGCATCAAACACCACCAATTTAATGGTCTGATTTTAAAACCTCGGACATTAGATGGACCAAACTCAACGTTTCTAGCCCTTACATTCGTGGTTTGTGCAGGTGAAAACAGACCGGTGTCTTATAGTGGCCAGCTGAACACCTTAGATGGTATCTCCCTATTCAGCTAAGGTGATCCTCGGATTGGATTGTAAAGTGAGGTAGCGACACGTAACCTTGTTTAATTAGAAGGGGAACTATTCAAGAGGAGGAGCTTCCTGTTGCCTTCATACCTGCCGGGAAAACCGACACCCACCCACgcacattttatatatacatatataacaggCGCACACACAGAATCTGGTTTAGATGTTATACATCAACTCCCAGAAACTGATGATTGATTTCTACCGACATGGAAATTTAGGAGACGTAGGCAAAAGTAAGATGCCGTTAGGTTTGAAATTATGCTACAAGCATGTTTCTCTCGTCTTATTATTCCATGACCATTCGATTAATTCATGGATTTTCGAAATAGGTTTTTACATTGTCAATAACCCATCTAATCTGGAcatttaaaagtttgaaacactTGCTTTGACAAGTATAGAAGTGGATCCAAGTGCTTGTAATCACAAACTGGCTGCGATCGATGTAAAATAATAGCATGTCTTTAATCCGTTAATATAATAGTCAGAAATGTCATTCAAGAATTTTCTTACAAGGTTcttcttaatgttttttttttcaaactttgtttttatcaaaaacttttgaaaacaaaCTTGCAAATTcccagaaaaaaattaaaaattagtGTGTAAACAATATTGTAAAAGGACAAGTTCTCTGCTATCTTTCTGCCAATAACTTTGAcaaaaatttaacttttttagATTCCAAAAGATACAGAAAAATGGACAATATTTTCTTATTCATTGTGGGGTCTCTTTCAAATTACTGAGACCCATGCCAAATCTTTAAGATTTTTCAAAGCCATTCATAATAACCTTCTTGTAGTGGTGGGTTTGATTTGATGCTTAACTATAGCTTGACATACATGCCCACCTTCTGCTCCACTTTTAATTTAACGTTagacaagaacaaaaaagtgATGAAGCAAAGGACATGAGAAACCTTTATTACAGCAAATGCTTATTCACCATCACTATCCACAGATGTCTTGAAGAAATCAATTGTCAAGGAACAAAAGATCACTACCATTTCATTGAAGCTTCGTCTGCCCGTTATCATGTGATATTCAAGTTAAATTCATACCTTGCTAATGGATGACCTGGGATATTTGCATATGGGACAGATGTTTCAGTTCAAGACACCAAAGTAGTTATCAATTCTGTCGCTTGAGTATCCTACACCTGGTAGCCAGTCTCCATCTCCATTGCCTCGTTCAAGTCCTTGAGAATAATAGACATGTTTGGCCGTTCAGTAGACCTACGCGCAGTACATGCTAATGCTACGTCTACAACCTTCCACATAGAATTCCTTTTGTGTTGTCCTTTAATCCTTGGATCAACAATGCTCTCTATGTCACCCCTCACAATCTTTGATGTTGCCCATTCAACAATATGAAAGTGCTGCTCTGAAGTGCCAAATATAGAGGTACGACCGCACATGAGCTCAAAAAGAACAACGCCAAAACTATAAACATCGCTCTTTTTGGTGAGAATGCTTGTTTCAGAATACCTGCGAGACGGATGCATGATCGACCTTCTATTAGAGTTAATGCCTTCAACAAATTAAAATCTGCACTCACTTCATTTGAAAGGTAGAAAAATAGTCATAGTGGCTTGTTTTGATTGTGAAATATCTAAGAGCTTCTTTAATTGAAAGAAGGTCAAAAATCTAACAGcttatttaattgaaagaaGATCAACTATATATAACAGCACTTGCATTCTGCAGGATACCCTGGGCTATGCAATGCTAAAGATTTAGTTACAATCATACAAGGGTTTATATTGGCCCAAAGCAGCTCAGTCCAACTATTAATCTGTCTTTTTGATGATATTCTAAACTggaatttttctcttgttttcttttttaatcgaATATAACATGAAACTACATCCTCATTTGTAATTGTTTCTTCGATAGTATAGAATGTGATTCTTTTTCTAGAATAAATAGCTGAAATGTACGACATGAATGTAATACATGCATAAGGTTATTTGAAATAAAGCAATCAGTTAGATGTCAGAAGGGTGCCTATCTATAGTCGTGAAAAGTAACTTTACTAATTGCATAGTGTAAAGTCGGCAGCTTATGTGTAGCTTCTAAAGAAGGCAGCAGTAGTTAACAATTTCTTCACTGTGACCCACTTGCACAATGTGGTAGTTAATTGAGCATGTACAGCATGCCACAACCAAATGCAGCTCAAGCATAGTCAACAGCCACCCTTTCCTTACAGGCTTAAATGCAGCTCAAGCATAGTCATCgttttgctttcttgtttttcacCAACAAAATTATATGTGGAATTGGCTTGTTCATGGGGCAACCCCCGCAGAGCCAACATTTCAAAATGTTGGCCTTGCCGACACAATATTTTGGGTGGATATCAGTGGTGgaccagaaatttctggtcAAGGGGCACTGGtacattaaatttcaaaatttaagaggcacttaaatcttaaaaaaaattattgaagatTCTatgtgtaaataaaaaaatttgtggaCTGATGTGGGTAATTGCCCATGGTAGCCACAACATGGCATGCCATTGGTGGATATGAACTTGATAAGTTATGGGCCATGAGAGCATGTGAATATAAAACCAAAAGGTATAATTATTTAACAAAAAAGACATACTCAGGATCAATGTATCCAAGGGTGCCAGCAATCTGAACTGTTGATGTTTGAGTCTTCCCATCAGCCCTAGAAATGCCAAAATCTGCTAGTTTGGCTTCTAGTTGTTCATTCAGAAGGATGTTTGCAGACTTTATGTCTCTATGAATGATGGCTGGTCGGCAACCTGAGTGTAAATACTCTAAACCTGCATTGCAAGATGAAGCTAGTATATTGACATTGACAAATGAATGATAAAACGAAGATGCTTTAGAAACCAAATGACAATGGTTTACATACCAGTTGCGGCATCCAAAGCGATTTGCAGGCGCCTCTTCCATGTTAAGGATTTTGTTACGGTTTTTTTGGCTACATATCACCAAAGCGATCACTTGGTGGCTAATTTTCTGATTGTTACTGTCACACTCACTATTACATGAAACAATATTGACTCTGCTGTGATCTATGTAATAATAATGCTATATGTTTAAAAGCTtagttttaaaatgttttggCATTTAA contains these protein-coding regions:
- the LOC116254413 gene encoding probable LRR receptor-like serine/threonine-protein kinase At1g07550, whose protein sequence is MTVHHKNLVSFVGFCEEDMNMIVLYEYMQNGSLREFLSGLEYLHSGCRPAIIHRDIKSANILLNEQLEAKLADFGISRADGKTQTSTVQIAGTLGYIDPEYSETSILTKKSDVYSFGVVLFELMCGRTSIFGTSEQHFHIVEWATSKIVRGDIESIVDPRIKGQHKRNSMWKVVDVALACTARRSTERPNMSIILKDLNEAMEMETGYQV